A window of the Arenibacter algicola genome harbors these coding sequences:
- a CDS encoding amidohydrolase, producing the protein MELKVALIQSPLAWENPTKNREHFSKKLDTLNGEVDLVILPEMFTTAFTMTPWNVPKEEGEETVKWMQKEAERKNVALAGSLVYFDDGHYYNRLWFVEPDGKSTFYDKRHTFTLAGEDKIYNKGEKRIVINFKGFRICPLICYDLRFPVWARNTENYDILIYVANWPQPRINAWDALLKARAIENMAYVIGVNRTGTDNTGHSYPGHSTVNDVFGEPIVFSKEEKVLYVSLDKKHISEAREKLKFLEDRDLFSLKG; encoded by the coding sequence ATGGAACTTAAAGTAGCACTTATACAATCCCCGTTAGCATGGGAAAATCCAACAAAGAATAGGGAACACTTTTCCAAAAAGCTCGACACCTTAAACGGGGAGGTAGACTTGGTGATACTTCCTGAAATGTTTACCACGGCCTTTACCATGACTCCTTGGAATGTCCCCAAGGAGGAAGGGGAAGAAACGGTAAAATGGATGCAAAAGGAAGCGGAGAGAAAAAATGTGGCCTTAGCCGGTAGTTTAGTCTATTTTGATGACGGGCATTATTATAACCGACTTTGGTTTGTGGAGCCCGACGGAAAATCGACCTTTTACGACAAGCGACACACCTTCACCCTGGCCGGTGAGGATAAGATATATAACAAAGGTGAAAAAAGGATCGTGATCAACTTCAAAGGTTTTAGGATCTGCCCGCTTATTTGTTATGATCTTCGCTTTCCTGTTTGGGCAAGGAATACGGAGAACTATGATATACTTATTTATGTTGCCAATTGGCCGCAGCCAAGAATTAATGCCTGGGATGCCCTGTTAAAAGCACGTGCCATTGAAAATATGGCATATGTAATAGGGGTAAACAGGACGGGAACGGATAATACCGGACATAGTTATCCAGGCCACTCCACTGTAAACGATGTCTTTGGCGAACCAATAGTGTTTTCGAAGGAGGAAAAGGTACTTTATGTTTCTTTGGATAAAAAACATATTTCCGAGGCGAGGGAAAAACTAAAGTTTTTGGAAGATCGGGACCTTTTTAGTTTGAAAGGGTAA
- a CDS encoding ankyrin repeat domain-containing protein — MNEFFFNEIRNGNFDEVKAMLKKNPLLLDSKDQRGSTPLILSTYYDQEEITDLLLEMGAKIDAKDASGNTALMGVCFKGYTDTAKKLIDKGASVNERNTMGATCLIYAATFNREEIAKMLLAKGADTTIKDVRGLTAFDHAKMQGMPSLIALLEKA; from the coding sequence ATGAACGAATTTTTCTTTAACGAAATTAGAAACGGTAACTTCGATGAGGTAAAGGCCATGTTGAAGAAAAACCCTTTGCTCTTGGATAGTAAAGACCAAAGGGGGTCTACTCCCCTTATTCTTTCTACATATTACGATCAAGAGGAAATTACCGATCTTTTATTGGAAATGGGCGCTAAAATAGATGCCAAGGATGCCTCTGGCAATACGGCCTTGATGGGTGTATGCTTTAAAGGCTATACAGATACTGCCAAGAAGCTCATAGATAAAGGGGCCAGTGTTAATGAACGCAATACCATGGGGGCTACCTGTCTCATTTATGCTGCAACATTCAATAGGGAGGAGATTGCTAAAATGCTTTTGGCCAAAGGAGCAGATACGACAATCAAAGACGTAAGGGGGCTTACCGCTTTTGATCATGCCAAAATGCAAGGAATGCCATCGCTTATTGCTTTACTGGAAAAGGCCTAG
- a CDS encoding PAS domain S-box protein, whose product MDTLTRTITIEEAPIAIATLDTNLCFINCSTPWQQEFTTHDKNIFGKYFFDVVPSTPALFRKILENSFSIDDNIVEEQKHIMPDGSNKWYQWNIKPWKDTDGTIGGLIITCTNITKIKRSKDLLIAAENVAKMGGWDLDMITNTIHWSRITKQIHEVPLDYVPCLETGINFYKEGEHREKITELIQNAITNGEEWDTELQIVTARGKELWVRAKGMPEFVNGKCVRLYGIFQDIDKKKKAEIKNAQIKERLDLATEVANIGIWEYNLHKDELEWNDEMFPLFGVKRKDFKGNFESWKATVHPDDLERCLQEFDLAVSGIKDFKTVFRIVHPDGTIKHIKANAGIFKDNEGKIIKMVGTNWDITKLVNTQLKLNKNEESFKGSFKSSAVGMALVAKDGTWMDVNDSLCNSLGYTRNELLKLTFQDITHPEDLKNDLSQLQRLLDGKINSYQLEKRYFHKKGTIVYVVLTVTAVKDIEGNISHFISQVVDITAKIEAQKKSEEFLELTKSQNDSLLNFAHIVSHNLRSHSSNLSMLSTYLLEEQGESEKKEIEAMIMNASESLNETVMHLNEVVQITTEAKGQLQDVNLNHIVKSVEKNISALLNQKNVECHISIDQSIKVKGIHAYLDSVLLNLFTNSIKYSSPNRIPKIMIEATKTGKFITLNFRDNGLGINLERHGKKLFGMYKTFHEHEDSKGIGLFITKNQIEAMNGKIEVESAVDKGTLFRITLVAA is encoded by the coding sequence TTGGACACATTAACGCGTACGATTACAATAGAAGAAGCCCCTATTGCCATTGCCACATTAGATACTAATCTCTGTTTTATAAATTGTTCCACTCCATGGCAACAAGAGTTTACAACCCATGATAAAAATATTTTTGGAAAATATTTTTTTGACGTTGTCCCAAGTACCCCTGCGTTATTTCGAAAAATCCTAGAAAATAGTTTTTCCATTGACGATAACATTGTTGAGGAACAAAAACATATTATGCCGGACGGTAGCAATAAATGGTATCAATGGAATATTAAACCTTGGAAAGATACAGACGGTACAATTGGTGGCCTAATAATAACCTGTACCAACATTACCAAGATAAAACGCTCTAAAGACTTATTGATCGCGGCCGAAAATGTAGCCAAAATGGGAGGTTGGGATTTGGATATGATTACCAATACCATTCATTGGTCCAGAATTACAAAGCAGATACATGAAGTGCCCTTAGATTATGTACCGTGTTTGGAGACAGGTATAAATTTCTATAAGGAAGGGGAACATAGGGAAAAAATTACCGAGTTGATTCAAAACGCCATTACCAACGGAGAAGAATGGGATACCGAATTACAGATTGTTACCGCAAGAGGTAAAGAATTGTGGGTAAGGGCCAAGGGAATGCCAGAGTTTGTCAATGGAAAATGTGTTAGACTTTATGGAATATTTCAAGATATAGACAAAAAGAAAAAAGCCGAAATCAAGAATGCCCAAATTAAGGAAAGGCTAGATTTGGCTACAGAAGTGGCCAATATAGGAATTTGGGAATACAATTTGCATAAAGATGAGCTTGAGTGGAACGATGAAATGTTCCCTCTATTTGGAGTAAAACGCAAAGACTTCAAGGGCAATTTCGAATCCTGGAAAGCCACCGTACATCCAGATGACCTAGAGCGATGCTTACAGGAATTTGACCTGGCCGTGTCCGGAATAAAAGATTTTAAAACCGTGTTTCGAATCGTCCATCCAGATGGCACTATAAAACACATTAAGGCCAATGCCGGTATTTTCAAGGACAATGAGGGAAAAATAATTAAAATGGTTGGGACCAATTGGGATATTACTAAATTGGTGAATACTCAATTAAAATTAAACAAGAATGAGGAGTCTTTTAAGGGGTCCTTTAAATCCTCTGCGGTAGGAATGGCACTGGTGGCAAAGGATGGTACTTGGATGGATGTAAATGACAGTCTCTGTAATAGTCTAGGCTACACTAGAAACGAACTGTTAAAACTTACCTTTCAAGATATTACACATCCCGAAGATCTAAAGAATGATTTATCCCAACTACAAAGGTTATTGGATGGGAAGATTAATAGTTACCAATTGGAAAAAAGATACTTCCATAAAAAGGGAACAATCGTATACGTTGTGCTCACTGTTACTGCCGTTAAGGATATAGAAGGTAATATTTCCCATTTTATTTCCCAAGTCGTGGATATTACAGCAAAAATTGAAGCCCAAAAGAAATCCGAAGAGTTCTTGGAATTAACTAAAAGTCAAAATGATAGCTTATTAAATTTTGCCCATATTGTTTCCCACAATCTACGCTCACACTCTTCCAATCTTTCCATGTTGTCCACTTATTTACTAGAGGAGCAAGGAGAAAGTGAAAAGAAGGAAATTGAAGCAATGATAATGAACGCATCGGAAAGTTTAAACGAAACGGTAATGCACCTAAATGAAGTTGTACAGATTACCACCGAAGCAAAAGGCCAATTACAGGATGTTAATTTAAATCACATAGTTAAAAGCGTTGAGAAGAATATTAGTGCCCTCCTAAATCAAAAAAATGTAGAATGCCACATCTCCATAGACCAGTCAATTAAAGTAAAAGGCATACATGCCTATCTAGACAGTGTTCTTCTAAATCTTTTTACCAACAGTATAAAATACAGCAGCCCCAATAGAATTCCAAAGATTATGATTGAGGCCACCAAGACCGGAAAGTTCATTACCTTAAACTTCAGGGATAATGGACTGGGAATCAACCTTGAGCGACATGGAAAAAAGCTGTTCGGAATGTACAAAACGTTTCATGAACATGAGGATTCCAAGGGAATAGGACTATTTATCACCAAAAATCAAATAGAGGCAATGAACGGAAAAATTGAAGTGGAAAGTGCCGTTGACAAGGGAACACTTTTTAGAATCACCTTGGTTGCCGCATAA
- a CDS encoding response regulator, whose product MGKIESSCIIDDDPIAIYGIKKSMKEIDFCNTIVVYKNGQDAIDGLNNMVAEGIALPSIILLDLNMPIMDGWEFLDDFIKIPNNNTKAVTIYIISSSIDPRDVIKVQDYSLVSNYILKPIKSADLLKLLSDGSNS is encoded by the coding sequence ATGGGAAAAATTGAAAGTAGTTGTATCATAGATGATGACCCAATTGCCATATATGGCATTAAAAAGTCGATGAAGGAAATCGATTTCTGCAACACGATAGTAGTCTATAAAAATGGACAGGATGCCATAGACGGATTGAACAATATGGTCGCCGAAGGGATAGCGCTACCTTCCATTATTTTATTGGACCTGAATATGCCCATTATGGATGGATGGGAATTTCTGGATGATTTTATTAAAATTCCGAATAACAATACCAAAGCAGTAACTATTTATATTATCAGTTCCTCTATAGATCCAAGGGATGTAATTAAGGTCCAGGATTATAGTTTGGTAAGCAACTACATATTGAAACCAATAAAATCCGCAGATCTGCTTAAATTACTGTCTGATGGTAGTAACAGTTAA
- a CDS encoding DUF5689 domain-containing protein has product MNFRINNIKCVASLLGLYLLMACVKDANFETPKSDCTSELSANLSIGDFKALYVDELIQIQEDWVIEGYVVSSDLAGNFFGTLHIQDNLVNPTQGLQLEIDIRDSHLFYEVGSKILIKTKGLYLGMSKGVFKLGGVFSAFGNPAVGRLPAAIVGEHLFKSCDPLGGLQPKKVGINDLEDSMISTLVQFENMEILLAELGQTFAIKEEETIRNLINCEDLELELLNSGYSDFQAKLLPEGNGTITGVLIKDNKDYQLVIRDTLDIAFTDIRCEDLVDEFTSTKIFISELADPDNNVGARFVELYNSDSEPLDLKGWTLRRYTNDNTEISSTIDLSGFVIEGNSTFVISPNASEFENVYGFPPSHSVSINSPADSNGDDNLELVDPFGTVIDIFGVIGEDGSGTNHEFEDGRAIRNGDVMEANPIYTPSEWTIYNDTGEAGTINEPQNAPDNFNPGIR; this is encoded by the coding sequence ATGAATTTCAGGATCAACAATATTAAATGCGTTGCTTCCCTTCTGGGTTTATACCTGCTAATGGCCTGTGTTAAGGATGCAAATTTTGAGACTCCCAAAAGCGATTGTACATCTGAGCTTTCGGCCAATTTAAGCATAGGGGATTTTAAGGCGCTGTATGTGGATGAATTGATACAAATTCAGGAAGATTGGGTTATAGAAGGGTATGTAGTATCTTCAGACCTGGCAGGCAACTTTTTTGGAACATTGCACATCCAGGACAATTTAGTCAATCCCACTCAGGGCCTGCAATTGGAAATTGATATAAGGGATTCGCATTTGTTTTATGAAGTGGGCTCTAAAATTCTTATAAAAACCAAGGGGCTTTATTTGGGGATGAGCAAAGGGGTATTTAAATTGGGGGGCGTTTTTAGTGCTTTTGGCAACCCCGCTGTGGGGCGTTTACCTGCGGCCATAGTTGGGGAGCATTTGTTTAAATCCTGTGATCCATTGGGAGGGCTCCAACCAAAAAAAGTCGGTATTAATGATTTGGAGGATTCCATGATAAGCACCTTGGTACAGTTTGAGAATATGGAAATTTTGTTGGCAGAATTGGGACAAACCTTTGCGATTAAAGAGGAGGAAACCATAAGGAACTTGATCAATTGTGAGGATTTGGAACTTGAACTACTGAACAGTGGGTATTCCGATTTTCAGGCCAAGCTTTTGCCAGAAGGGAATGGAACCATAACCGGGGTTTTAATAAAGGACAATAAAGATTATCAATTGGTAATAAGGGATACTTTGGATATTGCTTTTACGGATATTCGGTGTGAGGATTTGGTGGATGAATTTACGTCAACAAAGATTTTTATCTCCGAGTTGGCGGATCCGGATAACAATGTGGGAGCAAGGTTCGTAGAGCTCTATAATTCGGATTCGGAACCTCTTGATCTAAAGGGATGGACTCTAAGAAGGTACACTAATGATAATACGGAAATAAGTTCTACCATAGATTTGTCGGGATTTGTAATTGAAGGCAATAGTACCTTTGTTATTTCTCCCAATGCCTCAGAGTTCGAAAACGTATACGGTTTCCCTCCCAGCCATAGTGTATCTATTAATAGTCCTGCAGATTCCAACGGGGATGATAATTTGGAATTGGTGGATCCTTTTGGGACTGTAATAGACATTTTTGGAGTTATTGGCGAGGATGGGTCTGGCACCAACCATGAATTTGAAGATGGCAGGGCAATACGAAATGGAGATGTCATGGAAGCTAATCCAATTTATACTCCCAGCGAATGGACAATATATAATGATACCGGAGAAGCGGGTACTATCAATGAACCTCAAAACGCTCCAGACAATTTTAATCCGGGCATTAGGTAA
- a CDS encoding TonB-dependent receptor: MKNGLAISFLLLQGIWGYAQEIYYVKGFVRDMVTQETIEYAKIEISGSAPVKPDPVDGKFVLSLKQPGDYILSITAQDYLIKRMPISIGSEDLDLGIIFLDRDIVQEKTDNLITLTDSDLLEDESISMTSGMLQATKDIFLNRAAFDFGQAFFRVRGYGSENGVILLNGIPMNKLMDGRPQWNNWGGLNDVTRNQEFTHGLQASDYSFGGILGTTNISTRPSTFRKGMRLSSSASNRTYAGRFMATYSSGVPQKGINYSVSASRRWAKEGYIDGTLYDAYSFFGAFEYKLNDKNSINLTGIWASNRRGRSSAITEEVFQLAGNRYNPYWGTQNDKIRNSRERKIVDPIFMLNHFYTTKRFTLNTGLSYQFGTNSKGRLGYYNAPNPDKTYYRYLPSYYINSPIGANFIGANRAKDGFLNNPQLNWNDLYQANSSLSVQGKAAYIYYEDTNEDQQFNVSTIGNYALNDHLKIDFGGHYTNLDSDNYAEISDLLGAEYHEDIDPFSNTKNDLDGSLNKTTSNLFNYHYHIKAEVYDAFAQFAIRYPKWDGFFGANYTSTNYQRDGQFRNERFLNTSFGKGEKVEFSNFGAKGGLTYKFNGRHWVALNGAYLTKPPVYQNVFINPRENNQVVNDIQSETITTTDLNYYIRLPNLTGRVSGYYTRFQNITDINFFFVDAGVGSDFVQEVLTDLDKLHLGTEIGLEYQLSSAVKLSLVAALGKFLYASDPFVTINFDTAGAEEDILGPEGNIDLGIAKVKDYKLPQGPQKAFALGVEYRDPKYWWIGATANYLGNNYASISTITRTQSFYLDPDTGSAFPEATDENVERLLSQNKLDNFYLLNMVGGKSWLKKGKYISVFASINNVFDAVFRTGGYEQSRNGNFGQLQQDNLSGSPSFAPKYWYGYGRTYFINFAISF; the protein is encoded by the coding sequence ATGAAAAATGGTTTGGCAATATCCTTTTTATTACTGCAGGGCATCTGGGGTTATGCACAGGAAATCTACTATGTTAAGGGTTTTGTAAGGGATATGGTAACCCAAGAAACCATTGAATATGCAAAAATTGAAATTTCAGGGTCTGCTCCTGTAAAACCTGATCCCGTCGATGGGAAATTTGTGCTTTCGCTAAAACAGCCCGGAGATTATATACTATCTATTACCGCCCAAGATTATCTAATCAAAAGAATGCCCATTTCTATAGGTTCTGAAGATTTGGATCTGGGAATTATTTTTTTGGATCGTGATATTGTCCAGGAGAAAACAGACAACTTAATTACGTTAACGGATTCTGACTTGTTGGAAGATGAAAGCATTTCAATGACATCGGGCATGTTACAGGCGACCAAGGATATTTTTCTAAATAGGGCGGCATTCGATTTTGGTCAGGCATTTTTTCGTGTAAGGGGCTATGGATCGGAAAATGGTGTTATCCTCCTAAACGGTATTCCCATGAACAAATTAATGGACGGTCGTCCTCAATGGAATAATTGGGGAGGCCTTAACGATGTTACAAGAAATCAGGAATTTACCCATGGGTTACAGGCATCGGATTACTCCTTTGGAGGTATTTTGGGTACAACAAATATTAGTACCAGGCCATCCACTTTTAGGAAAGGGATGCGTTTGTCTTCTTCGGCCTCCAACAGAACTTATGCGGGCCGATTTATGGCTACCTATTCCTCCGGTGTGCCTCAAAAAGGCATCAATTACAGTGTCTCGGCCTCTAGAAGATGGGCAAAGGAGGGTTATATTGATGGTACCTTGTACGATGCATATTCTTTTTTTGGTGCTTTTGAATACAAATTGAATGACAAAAACAGCATCAATCTAACAGGCATTTGGGCTTCCAATCGTCGGGGAAGGTCTTCCGCTATAACCGAGGAAGTTTTTCAATTGGCCGGGAATAGATATAACCCTTATTGGGGTACTCAAAACGATAAAATTAGGAACTCCAGGGAGCGGAAAATTGTGGATCCCATTTTTATGTTGAATCATTTTTATACCACCAAAAGATTTACTTTAAATACGGGGTTATCCTATCAATTTGGAACCAATTCCAAGGGTAGGTTGGGATACTATAATGCCCCAAATCCGGATAAGACTTATTACAGATATTTACCAAGTTATTATATCAATAGTCCTATTGGAGCCAATTTTATTGGCGCTAATAGGGCCAAAGACGGATTCCTGAATAATCCACAGTTAAATTGGAACGATCTATACCAGGCAAATTCCAGTTTGTCTGTCCAGGGCAAAGCGGCTTATATTTACTATGAGGATACCAATGAGGACCAACAGTTTAATGTCTCCACGATTGGTAATTACGCCCTAAATGATCACCTGAAAATTGATTTTGGCGGGCATTATACCAATTTGGACTCGGATAACTATGCGGAAATCAGCGATTTGTTGGGGGCTGAATATCATGAGGATATAGATCCGTTTTCCAACACAAAAAATGATCTGGATGGTAGTCTAAATAAAACAACATCCAATCTATTCAACTACCATTATCATATTAAAGCTGAAGTCTATGACGCTTTTGCCCAATTTGCTATACGGTATCCCAAGTGGGACGGGTTTTTTGGGGCTAATTATACCTCAACCAATTATCAAAGGGACGGCCAATTTAGGAATGAGCGTTTTTTGAATACCTCCTTCGGAAAGGGTGAAAAAGTTGAATTTTCCAATTTTGGGGCCAAAGGGGGTTTAACCTATAAATTTAACGGTAGGCATTGGGTTGCTTTGAACGGGGCGTATCTGACCAAGCCCCCGGTTTATCAAAATGTTTTTATAAATCCTAGGGAGAATAACCAGGTGGTAAATGATATTCAAAGCGAAACAATTACAACTACAGATCTCAACTATTATATAAGACTACCTAATTTAACCGGACGCGTATCCGGCTATTATACCCGATTTCAGAATATTACAGATATTAATTTTTTCTTTGTAGATGCAGGGGTGGGCAGCGATTTTGTTCAGGAAGTCCTTACGGATTTGGACAAACTTCATTTAGGGACGGAAATAGGATTGGAGTATCAGCTTTCTTCAGCCGTGAAACTATCCCTAGTGGCTGCCCTAGGCAAATTTCTTTATGCCAGTGACCCTTTTGTAACCATAAATTTTGATACGGCCGGAGCAGAGGAAGATATCCTTGGCCCTGAAGGCAATATAGATTTAGGAATTGCAAAGGTGAAGGATTACAAGTTGCCCCAAGGGCCTCAAAAGGCATTTGCCCTAGGGGTGGAATACCGAGATCCCAAATATTGGTGGATAGGAGCTACCGCTAATTATTTGGGGAATAATTATGCCAGTATTTCTACGATAACAAGGACACAGAGTTTTTATTTGGATCCAGATACTGGTTCGGCATTTCCAGAGGCTACGGATGAAAATGTAGAACGCTTATTGTCCCAAAATAAATTGGATAATTTCTATTTGTTGAATATGGTAGGGGGTAAATCTTGGTTGAAAAAGGGGAAGTATATAAGTGTTTTTGCGAGTATTAACAATGTTTTTGATGCAGTTTTTAGAACAGGAGGATACGAACAAAGCAGGAACGGTAATTTTGGACAGTTGCAACAGGATAACTTAAGCGGCAGCCCTTCATTTGCACCCAAATATTGGTATGGCTATGGACGTACGTATTTTATAAATTTTGCTATTAGTTTTTAA
- a CDS encoding endonuclease/exonuclease/phosphatase family protein, producing MSITYTLFVTFFTFSGVLAQEAKTYKIRTVAFYNLENLFDTVNDSLTFDDDRTPDGKDNWTIERYNHKIYNMSKVLSEIGNPDTQTSPDIIGLCELENRQVVEDLINHPHLREKDYGIIHYDSPDERGIDVALLYKTEAFLPTSFVSLRLLLTNENDYRDYTRDQLVVSGLLDGEEMHFIVNHWPSRSGGEARSKPNRIEAARLNKRIIDSISELSPKAKIISMGDLNDDPIDDSLKKILKTKGKVADLENSDLYNPMEILYKKGIGSLAYRDRWNLFDQIYFTANIVQESPDQYRFWKAGVYSPSYLIDKKGQYKGYPLRTYAGGNYIGGYSDHFPVYIHLIKAVD from the coding sequence ATGAGTATTACTTACACCTTATTTGTGACCTTTTTTACATTTAGCGGTGTCCTAGCACAGGAGGCTAAGACGTATAAGATTAGAACTGTGGCCTTTTACAATTTGGAGAACTTATTTGATACCGTTAACGACTCATTGACCTTTGACGACGACCGCACTCCGGATGGAAAGGATAATTGGACCATTGAACGCTATAACCATAAAATTTACAATATGTCCAAGGTATTGTCGGAAATAGGGAATCCCGACACCCAAACTTCCCCAGATATTATTGGGCTATGTGAACTGGAAAATAGACAGGTAGTGGAGGACCTGATAAACCATCCCCATCTTAGGGAGAAGGATTATGGAATAATTCATTACGATTCCCCAGATGAGCGAGGCATAGATGTGGCCCTTTTATATAAAACAGAAGCCTTTTTGCCCACTTCATTTGTCAGTCTCCGATTATTGCTCACCAATGAAAACGACTATAGGGATTACACCAGGGATCAATTGGTAGTAAGTGGCCTTTTAGACGGGGAGGAAATGCATTTCATTGTAAATCACTGGCCTTCAAGAAGCGGAGGGGAAGCTAGGAGCAAGCCCAATAGAATAGAGGCTGCCCGACTAAATAAGAGGATTATAGATTCCATTTCAGAGTTGAGTCCAAAAGCAAAAATCATTAGCATGGGCGATCTTAACGACGACCCAATAGATGACAGTTTAAAAAAAATATTGAAAACCAAGGGAAAGGTCGCAGACTTGGAAAATAGCGATCTTTATAATCCTATGGAAATACTCTATAAAAAAGGAATAGGCTCCTTGGCCTATAGGGACCGATGGAACCTATTTGATCAGATTTATTTCACTGCCAATATTGTTCAAGAATCACCGGACCAATACCGTTTTTGGAAAGCAGGGGTTTATAGTCCGTCTTACCTAATCGACAAAAAGGGCCAATACAAGGGATATCCATTACGTACCTATGCAGGAGGAAACTATATTGGTGGTTACAGTGACCATTTTCCTGTATATATCCACCTAATAAAGGCTGTAGACTAG
- a CDS encoding 3-keto-disaccharide hydrolase has product MKNLVVVVLALMAIPAISQEMSLFNGKDLSGWTIYGTEKWYVEDGLLVSESGPDKQYGYLATDKYYDDFELTLEFKQEANGNSGVFVRSTVDGTKVSGWQVEVAPPGHDTGGVYESYGRGWLIKPDPEKDKVLKEGEWNTMKIKLSGNKLTSWLNGTEMVSITDDKIGAGKGSIALQIHDGGGIKVKWRNINIVLPQ; this is encoded by the coding sequence ATGAAAAATTTAGTAGTTGTTGTTCTGGCCCTTATGGCCATTCCTGCCATCTCTCAGGAAATGTCGCTGTTTAATGGCAAAGATTTATCGGGCTGGACGATCTACGGCACAGAAAAATGGTACGTGGAAGATGGACTTCTTGTTTCCGAGAGTGGACCGGACAAACAATATGGTTATTTGGCCACGGATAAATATTACGATGATTTTGAACTTACCTTGGAGTTTAAGCAGGAAGCAAATGGGAACAGTGGCGTGTTCGTGAGGTCTACTGTGGACGGCACCAAAGTTAGTGGTTGGCAGGTAGAAGTTGCACCCCCGGGCCATGATACAGGTGGTGTCTATGAGTCCTATGGCAGGGGATGGCTAATTAAACCCGATCCCGAAAAGGATAAGGTACTCAAGGAAGGGGAGTGGAATACGATGAAAATAAAGCTCTCTGGCAATAAATTAACTTCATGGCTCAATGGTACGGAAATGGTAAGCATTACCGATGATAAAATTGGTGCAGGTAAAGGTTCTATTGCCCTTCAGATCCATGACGGGGGCGGAATTAAGGTAAAGTGGAGAAATATCAATATTGTGCTTCCGCAATAA